A window from Flavobacterium gyeonganense encodes these proteins:
- a CDS encoding TonB-dependent receptor, translating into MKYLSLRTSQFLFTISFLFIVISSFAQQNHGKIKGQITTSDGQPASDVNIILKNSKYGTFTNDDGSFEINRIKANTYTLQISLAGYETSEQEVTVEDNKTATVNLQLRVSNKELQEVVISSRKSLLSKKTETVARMPLKNLENPQVYNVIHKELFQEQVAIDITTAMRNAPGVVPLNYPSGGFALIFRGFTVGINARNGMETLSGRSSVGIANIERIEILKGPSGTLFGSSASSFGGVVNLVTKKPFETTATEVGYTAGSYGTHQLTADINTPLTKDKKVLFRLNVGVNKAKSFLDYGYSNTLSFTPSLTFKATDKLKFNIDAELYNAKSTKPLYPGASATSGVTNPADIKLDYKKSLVHDDADAKSTSSKAFVQSEYQISDNWKSTTLFSYVSENVEYSYQVLPTWTSPTTATIRATMFGPISSNYTNLQENINGEFKTGILNHKIVAGVNYRNYSDTFSSTPTPTAPFRTIDVTTNFVPVRKKDIDAVLLAPVIRAGRDENTYSAYASYVMGIADRLHIMTSLRLDDFEREQSGTVAGYKQTSVSPKFGLVFELLDDQLSLFGNYMNGFQNIAPVNQPDGAQFVPDPLYANQWESGIKAELFNKKLSTTVSYYEITNDNALIRQADLVYLQDGKQVSKGVEFEFLANPIPGLDITAGYAYNDNRIEKTSDANKAIEGNKAQDAPENVVNFWASYKLQNKLKGLGAGFGANYVDESYLSTANTFYIPSYTIYSATVFYEQPTWRAGLKIDNLTNEKYWSTWGAPQAPTTILGSLTFKF; encoded by the coding sequence ATGAAATATCTTAGCTTAAGAACATCACAATTTTTATTTACTATTAGCTTTTTATTTATAGTCATTTCATCGTTTGCACAACAAAATCACGGGAAAATAAAGGGACAAATCACAACTTCTGACGGACAACCTGCTTCAGACGTAAATATCATCCTTAAGAATTCAAAATATGGAACTTTTACAAATGATGATGGCAGTTTTGAAATAAACAGGATAAAAGCCAATACCTATACACTTCAGATATCTTTAGCAGGTTATGAAACTTCTGAACAGGAAGTTACTGTTGAAGATAATAAAACTGCAACGGTTAATCTACAGCTTAGAGTTTCAAATAAAGAATTACAGGAAGTTGTCATTAGCAGCAGAAAAAGTTTGCTATCAAAAAAAACAGAAACAGTAGCCAGAATGCCGCTAAAGAACCTTGAAAATCCTCAGGTATATAATGTAATTCATAAAGAGCTTTTTCAGGAGCAGGTAGCAATCGATATCACGACTGCTATGAGAAATGCACCCGGAGTTGTTCCGCTTAATTATCCTTCAGGAGGTTTTGCACTTATTTTTAGAGGTTTTACGGTTGGTATTAATGCCAGAAACGGAATGGAAACGTTGTCAGGACGTTCTTCTGTAGGTATTGCAAATATTGAGCGAATTGAAATATTAAAAGGGCCTTCAGGAACTTTATTTGGTTCTTCGGCATCTTCTTTTGGTGGTGTAGTCAATTTAGTTACTAAAAAACCTTTTGAAACTACAGCTACCGAGGTAGGATATACTGCAGGAAGTTATGGTACACATCAACTTACTGCTGATATCAATACACCACTTACCAAAGATAAAAAAGTGCTTTTCAGACTTAATGTTGGTGTAAATAAAGCAAAAAGTTTCCTTGATTATGGCTATTCTAATACCTTGTCTTTTACGCCAAGTCTTACTTTCAAAGCAACAGATAAGCTTAAATTTAATATCGACGCAGAGCTATATAACGCTAAAAGTACAAAACCCTTATATCCGGGTGCATCTGCAACATCAGGAGTAACAAACCCAGCCGATATTAAATTAGATTATAAAAAATCACTGGTGCATGATGATGCCGATGCTAAATCAACCTCTTCAAAAGCCTTCGTACAGTCTGAATACCAAATATCAGACAACTGGAAATCTACTACCTTATTTTCTTATGTAAGTGAGAACGTAGAGTATAGTTATCAGGTCTTGCCAACCTGGACTTCTCCAACTACAGCTACTATTCGTGCTACGATGTTTGGCCCTATATCGAGTAATTATACCAATCTTCAGGAAAATATTAATGGAGAATTTAAAACAGGAATTTTAAACCATAAAATAGTTGCCGGAGTAAATTACAGAAATTATTCAGATACTTTTTCATCTACACCAACGCCAACAGCTCCATTTAGAACAATTGATGTGACAACTAATTTTGTTCCGGTTAGAAAAAAAGATATTGATGCGGTATTATTAGCTCCGGTTATACGAGCAGGAAGAGACGAAAATACGTATAGTGCCTATGCATCTTATGTAATGGGTATTGCAGACAGGTTACATATTATGACAAGTTTGCGTCTGGATGATTTCGAACGTGAACAAAGCGGTACAGTAGCGGGTTATAAACAAACATCTGTATCTCCGAAATTTGGATTGGTATTCGAGCTTCTTGATGACCAGTTATCATTGTTTGGAAATTATATGAATGGTTTCCAGAATATTGCGCCTGTAAATCAGCCAGACGGGGCACAATTTGTTCCGGATCCACTTTATGCTAATCAATGGGAGTCAGGAATAAAAGCGGAATTGTTCAACAAAAAATTAAGCACAACAGTGAGTTATTATGAAATTACTAATGATAACGCATTAATAAGACAAGCTGATTTAGTATATCTGCAGGATGGAAAACAAGTGAGTAAAGGGGTTGAATTTGAATTTCTGGCGAATCCTATCCCTGGTTTAGATATTACTGCTGGTTATGCGTATAATGATAACCGTATCGAAAAAACTAGTGATGCCAATAAAGCTATTGAAGGTAATAAGGCTCAGGATGCACCTGAGAATGTAGTAAACTTCTGGGCTTCTTATAAACTTCAGAATAAGTTAAAAGGTTTGGGTGCAGGTTTCGGAGCAAATTATGTAGATGAAAGTTATTTAAGTACAGCAAATACCTTTTATATTCCGTCTTATACTATTTACAGTGCTACCGTATTTTACGAACAGCCAACATGGAGAGCAGGACTTAAGATAGATAATTTAACTAATGAAAAATATTGGAGTACTTGGGGAGCACCTCAGGCACCAACAACTATTTTAGGAAGTTTAACG
- a CDS encoding PepSY-associated TM helix domain-containing protein codes for MKKKLKKKIGQLHLWLGLASGLILFIVALTGSLLVFEKEIDQFINPEFYNVTTVGTHKKSIDECTAAIQKRYAIEKINRIIVYNDPTRTMIIIGKDSEGDSQIFSVDPYTGKVLGTISQESRFFSIVLNIHRHLLMHDIGEIITGCSCLIFVFMLISGLVLWWPKKAKNLKQRLTVKWKASFKRVNWDFHSTFGFYTFLFLLIIALTGLTWSFKWFENGMYFIANGTTERPSPKVENPTKIDPQSNKTAFYQTLYRKTDSIFPYKGNIQIRMPADTINSILVLKENLEFSIPNQSSAIYFDKYTGKDIEIRPYESFSKGDKLKRLIYPIHTGSIYGYPTKILAFIVCLFAVTLPVTGLLIWLGKKKKKGKTNF; via the coding sequence ATGAAGAAAAAATTGAAGAAAAAAATTGGACAATTACACCTTTGGCTAGGGCTTGCTTCAGGTCTTATTTTGTTTATAGTAGCTTTGACAGGCAGTCTTTTAGTTTTCGAAAAAGAAATTGATCAGTTTATTAATCCAGAGTTTTATAATGTAACCACTGTTGGAACCCATAAAAAATCAATTGATGAATGTACAGCTGCCATTCAGAAGCGATATGCTATTGAAAAGATAAACCGAATCATAGTCTACAACGATCCTACCCGTACTATGATCATCATAGGAAAAGACAGCGAAGGAGACAGCCAGATTTTCTCTGTAGATCCTTACACAGGAAAAGTACTCGGGACTATCTCACAGGAAAGCCGATTTTTCTCTATTGTTTTAAACATACACAGGCATTTACTGATGCATGACATTGGGGAAATCATTACCGGATGTTCCTGCCTGATATTTGTATTCATGTTGATTTCCGGTCTTGTTTTGTGGTGGCCTAAAAAAGCTAAAAATTTAAAGCAACGTCTGACTGTTAAATGGAAAGCTTCTTTTAAAAGAGTCAACTGGGATTTTCATTCCACTTTTGGATTTTACACTTTTCTGTTCTTATTGATTATTGCCCTGACAGGATTAACCTGGTCTTTTAAATGGTTTGAAAATGGCATGTATTTTATAGCAAACGGTACTACGGAAAGACCATCCCCTAAAGTAGAAAACCCAACTAAAATTGATCCTCAGTCTAATAAAACTGCTTTTTATCAAACCCTGTATCGAAAAACAGACAGTATATTTCCATACAAAGGCAATATCCAAATCAGGATGCCGGCAGATACCATTAACAGTATTCTTGTACTAAAAGAAAACTTAGAATTCAGCATCCCAAATCAGTCGAGTGCTATTTATTTTGACAAATACACGGGAAAAGATATCGAGATCAGACCTTATGAATCTTTCTCTAAAGGAGACAAACTAAAACGTCTGATTTATCCCATCCATACCGGAAGCATTTATGGGTATCCAACTAAAATACTTGCTTTCATCGTCTGTCTTTTTGCTGTAACCTTGCCTGTTACTGGATTATTAATCTGGCTTGGGAAGAAAAAAAAGAAAGGAAAAACTAATTTTTAA